CTTCATCCCGCTCTTGCACATCACGTATGCGCGATCATCTTCACTCACGAATACCCATCCCTTTTCTTCAAGATAATTCTTAAAAATTCTAATTTTTTCGTCATCAAAATTTGACTCGTCCACATCATAAAGAGCAAGGGCAGCTCCCGGTTTTGCATTCTCACGCCGATATATAATTTTTTAATTATTTAACAAATAATCCAGATCTTTAATCGCAACATCTAACTTCTCCCTCGCGGTGGAACCAGTCGGATTTCTTGAAATCACCCAGACCGCCAACACTATCCACAAGACAAAAATAATAACTTTCTTTGTCGAAGTTTCCCTCATTCTGATACTCTGCGCTCCCTTCACAATATACGCCTGCAAATCAGGAACGCTCGGACCCAACGATTGCGTTCACACCGTCTGACCTGCCTTGTTCATGCCATACCGCATCCACTCCGTCCCGCCCTGCGGCATCTGCCCTGACACTACTCGCACATTGCCCTCTCCATCGCTCATCACCAGCTTCATTTGCGCCATCTGGTCTCGAATCTGCTGCACCATGTATTCTTCGTGGCTCTCCGATGCCAGCTTCTTCGCCAGCGTCTGCCCCTTCGCCTTGCTGTCCTCGTGCAACTGCTGATTAAACCGGATCACAACTGCCGAAATCATGACGACATCCAATCCAACAATTAAAAATCCAACCCAACCAAAAACATCTCCATCAACGACGATTTTATATTCATATCATTGGGAGCTTCCAACCAATCCCTGTACATCCCTTTTGAATCACTCCCTTGCCAGCTGTGTCTGCGAACCATTACTCGTTACGCCGCCAAATTCGTTGATTATTGGCACTGCCAGCGGATATTTTCCGACCATCTCCTCGGTTATTTTATCTATCTCAGCTGACACGCAGCAATCACCAAAGTCAGGACTAGCTATCTGCTGGATACCAATCAAGAGTCACAAACCTACTGATGAAATAATCACTATTTCCTCAACAGACAACTCCATCGCCGACAGGCGCGACGGCAAAAACGAGCGAAGTCAGCATAAACAATGAACCGGCAACAGCCGGGCTCGGTGTTTCAACCGAGCCAATTTTTTATCAATAATCCAACAATAAATGCGCTAGCTGCTGCTACACAAATCCAGTAGCTGATCTTCTGCGCCCTCGACATCTTCGCCCATTGTTCCGGGCTAGGTCCCCCACCCACCGCCATATATCCTCCTATTTCGTCTTGTCAGTTACTTGCTTCGTATGTCCCCAAGGAAGTATTCCGAAGGTGATTGAGCCAGGCTGCCCGACACCGAACTCAATTGCCGTGGCCCCACCATACGCATGTGTAATCGCAGCAATCGCGTTAAAACCAAATGGCGTCGGAATAGAAACAAATCCTTGTGCACCATCTCCGGCCAAGAAATTACGCGCTGCTTGCGCGCTATTTGCTCCGATGATATATCCAACCGTACCACTCACTCCAGGCCTGAATGTGACCGAGGACGGATTAGCCATTACAACGCCTCCGCCGACATAGAAGGAATTATCGTAGAGATTAATTGCTCCCGTTGCATTCGCAGATAGTGAACCAACGTTTACGGTCGCATAATCTCCCGCCACCCCACGGCCTGCCGTTCCAAGTCCAGCCGAATAATCCCCGTGTTCCAACCCGGAGCAAACGGATCCGCAGGAAGTGTTGGTGTCGAGTTTGCCTGTGCCGCTTCTGGAGACTGCACATTCCAGCTGTAGGGCGAGTTCGTCCCACCGGTGTTCTGCTGAATCAGATCCATCACCGTCTGC
The sequence above is drawn from the Burkholderia stabilis genome and encodes:
- a CDS encoding polymorphic toxin type 22 domain-containing protein produces the protein MAGDYATVNVGSLSANATGAINLYDNSFYVGGGVVMANPSSVTFRPGVSGTVGYIIGANSAQAARNFLAGDGAQGFVSIPTPFGFNAIAAITHAYGGATAIEFGVGQPGSITFGILPWGHTKQVTDKTK